The genomic interval CTGAAATGGAGATTGATTCTATCAATGAAGCGTTGCGTAATCCTGTTGACAGTGTAAGAACCCATATTGAAACAGCCATTAAACATCTGTCTGCATCTCAAAAGGCTCCAGATTACAGAAATTCTGTCAAAGAATCTATCAGTGCCGTAGAGGCTTGTTGCAGAAATATTACAGGAGAGACAACCCTTGATAAAGCAATTGCGAGATTGGAGGCTAAAGGCGTTGTTATTAACTCTGAAATGAAGAAAGGTTTTGCTAAATTGTATTATTATACCAACGATGAAGCAACGGGAATACGCCATGCCTTGATGGATAATGGTAATGTTCCGACAAGCGATGAGGCTATCTATATGTTGGTTGTTTGTAGCGCTTTTGTCAACTACCTAACCAAGAAGAATATTCAATAATATGGCGGAACTGTATCACTATACAACAACAGCAAGTCTTCTTGGAATGTTAAAGGATTGTTCCGCAGAGGATCCTTATCTGACTATATGGGCAACACATTGTAATTATTTGAATGACAGAGCGGAGTTTTTACTGGGAGAAGAACTTTGTTGTAAAGCTATATGTGAGTATGAGGAAGAACAGTGTATTCCTGAAAATGAACGGGTAAGAAGTATTGTAGAGGACTCTACAATAAAAGAATATAATAAAAAATCTTATGAAGTAGGATCTGCATTGCCCTCTCGCATCCATGAGGGTTATCCTTATTTATTCTCTCTTTCTCGGGCAAAAGATTCACTCCCCATGTGGGGATTATATGCCAAAGACGGTAATGGAATAGCTATTGTATTTGATGAGGAAGCACTCCAACAGGAATTTAGAGGGCAGGATTGTATTTATTGTCAAAAAGACAATACCTTACCCATAAAAGCAACAATAGCAAAGTTGTATGTTGATAATATTCAGTTAAGCAAAGAGGCTAATCGTCTTACTACTATATTAATATTAAAATTAATATATAAGAAGGTTAGCTCTTATATCAAACACAAATCATTTGAGTTTGAGCAGGAGTTTAGGGTTGTTGCTACTGAATCTTCCCATATATTATTTAGAGAAAAAGCAGGTCTAATTGTTCCGTATGTTGAGCAAAAAATACCTGTAAAGTATATCAAGGGTATTATTGTAGGTCCTACGGCTGACTTTGACAGGATGAAAGAGGCTCTCTCTATCTTCTTAATAAATAAGAATATTAATGTCCGTAAAATAAATATTATTCAATCGGAAGTACCTTATAGGGGATAAAATTATGGAAAACCTTGTCAATATATCCTACAACCAAACAGGGGCTTCAACGGATGTTGATGCCATGGGTATGCGTGAAATGCAGCGCATGGTCTATGAACAGCGCACCCGCAAGTACCTTCTTGTCAAGGCGCCGCCCGCATCTGGAAAAAGCCGTGCATTGATGTTTGTTGCTCTGGACAAGTTAGCCAATCAAGGGATCAAAAAGGTGATTGTTGCAGTGCCTGAAAAGACGATTGGCCGCTCGTTCAAAAGTACGGAACTCAAGCGCTTTGGATTCTTTGCAGACTGGCAGGTGGCAGACTACTTCAACCTGTGCAGCGGTAGTGATGACAGTCGCAAATCCGCCCGCTTCAAGGAGTTTCTTAGAAACAGTCCCAACAAGGTTCTTGTGTGCACCCATGCCACGCTGCGCAATGCCTTGAAAGAGGTGGAGAATGAGGAGCTGAACGACTGTTTCTTTGGGATTGATGAATTCCATCATGGTTCAGCAGATGCCTACAATGATTTGGGAGAACTGATCCGCCGGTTGATAACCTCTACATCTGCTCACATTATGGCTATGACGGGTTCCTACTTCCGTGGAGATCAGATTCCTATTCTCCGCCCAGAAGACGAGCAGCTATTCATGCCTTCTGTGAACTATGATTATTACAGACAGCTCAATGGCTACAAATACCTCAAAAGTCTGGGATTAGGTTATCAATTCTATCAAGGAAAATTCATTACGGCAATTCCTGAGGCTCTGGACACAACCAAGAAGACCTTGATTCACATCCCGCCTGTACAAGGCAGGGAATCCTATGCAAAGAAATATGACATTGTAGCTGACATTATTGCAGAGATTGGCGAGGTAGTGGATGAGGATGCAGAACACTTTATCAAACTGGTTCGCACGCCTGACGGCAGAATCCTCAAGGTGGGAGATCTGGTTGAGGATAATGTGGCACAACGCGCTGCACTGCAAAGCTATCTGCAACGGATGGATAGACGGGATGCTTTGGACATTCTGATTGCTTTGGGCACAGCAAAAGAGGGATTTGATTGGCAATGGTGTGAGGTGTGTCTAACTATTGGAATGCGTGCCTCCATGACTGAGGTCGTGCAGATTATTGGTCGTTGTACAAGAGATTGTGAGGGAAAAACACATGCTCAGTTTATTAATCTTGTGCCTTGCCCTGATGCAGCACAGGAAGAGGTCAGCGTGGCTGTAAACAATATGTTGAAGGCAATAGCAGTCTCATTGCTCATGGAGCAGGTGATGGCTCCCAAGTGGGATTTCCGTACCAGACGAGATGATGACGAGCTGATCGCAGACAAAAAGAACAGAGTGCTTCATGTAGAAGGTTTGGCTGAGCCTACGGAACGTGCCAAATCCATTATTGAGAATGATATTACAGAGTTGAAAGCAACGGTTCTGTCAAGTGATATTTTGAAGCAGGCAATGGCAAATGATGCAATTGCAGAAGTTATCACACAAAGTTTGATTCCAAAGGTTATTCAAGAAAAATACCCAACTCTGACGGAGGAGGAGGTAGAATGTGTACGTCAGCGGTTAGTTCTCTCTATGGCAACACAGGGAGCAGAGATAACGGTTGATGAACACGGGCGTGAGTTCATTAACATTGCCAATAAATTCTGTGAGAAAGGTGTTGAACTGGATAAGTTGTCAATCAACTTAATTGATAGTATTAATCCATTCCAACGTGCTTATGAGATCATGGCAAGATCTCTTACACCTGAGGTTTTACGAGCCATTCAATTCAGTATTGAAGAACAGCGCTCTGATATGACCATTGAGGAGGCTGTACTTCTGCTGAAGAATTATTTGCCCAAATACAAAGAGGAGCATAATGGAGCAATACCTTTACTAAGCGATACTGAACCATTGGCCAAAAGAATTGCCTTGGCTATTGATTTTGTAGCCAAAAAGAAACGTGAATACTTACGAACTGGCAAGCTATGAATTGGGATGAAGAATTATTGAAACTCTTTGATACGGAAGAGTTTGCCGGAATAAAGGCCCCTACACGCAAGAAAACTTCCAGCAACCGGCTTGTTAACTCGTTTCTGGAGATCATATCCTTTGTTGAGGCAAACAACAGGGAACCTCAAACAGATGGATCCATCAATGAGATGTCATTGGCAAGAACATTGGGATCAATCCGTAAGGATGAGCAGAAACGGGCTAAATGCCTGCCTTATGATTCTCTTGGCTTGCTTCAGGAAAAGGAAAAGACTATTGATGAGCAGTTGATAGAACTGTTCAATGATCCGTTATATAGCTCATCGTCTGAAGTTCAAGATATGTTTGAAATTCCAGACTACATGAAGAAAGCAACCATAGGGCGTCCTGATTATATTGCACAACGTGTTGTTTGTGAGGATTTTGAAAATAAGTATGCAGGTGAATTCAAGGACGTTCATGCAAAGCTGAATGATGGACGCTATAAGTTGGTTAAGTTTAAGGATGAGCATCTCAAGACTGGAGCTTATTTTCTCGTGGACGGGATGCTTGTCCTTTTGGCTAAAATGGAAGGAGTCGCAAGAAAGAAAGACTACAAATTGGATGGCAGGACGCTATGCA from uncultured Alistipes sp. carries:
- a CDS encoding DUF2971 domain-containing protein gives rise to the protein MAELYHYTTTASLLGMLKDCSAEDPYLTIWATHCNYLNDRAEFLLGEELCCKAICEYEEEQCIPENERVRSIVEDSTIKEYNKKSYEVGSALPSRIHEGYPYLFSLSRAKDSLPMWGLYAKDGNGIAIVFDEEALQQEFRGQDCIYCQKDNTLPIKATIAKLYVDNIQLSKEANRLTTILILKLIYKKVSSYIKHKSFEFEQEFRVVATESSHILFREKAGLIVPYVEQKIPVKYIKGIIVGPTADFDRMKEALSIFLINKNINVRKINIIQSEVPYRG
- a CDS encoding DEAD/DEAH box helicase; this encodes MENLVNISYNQTGASTDVDAMGMREMQRMVYEQRTRKYLLVKAPPASGKSRALMFVALDKLANQGIKKVIVAVPEKTIGRSFKSTELKRFGFFADWQVADYFNLCSGSDDSRKSARFKEFLRNSPNKVLVCTHATLRNALKEVENEELNDCFFGIDEFHHGSADAYNDLGELIRRLITSTSAHIMAMTGSYFRGDQIPILRPEDEQLFMPSVNYDYYRQLNGYKYLKSLGLGYQFYQGKFITAIPEALDTTKKTLIHIPPVQGRESYAKKYDIVADIIAEIGEVVDEDAEHFIKLVRTPDGRILKVGDLVEDNVAQRAALQSYLQRMDRRDALDILIALGTAKEGFDWQWCEVCLTIGMRASMTEVVQIIGRCTRDCEGKTHAQFINLVPCPDAAQEEVSVAVNNMLKAIAVSLLMEQVMAPKWDFRTRRDDDELIADKKNRVLHVEGLAEPTERAKSIIENDITELKATVLSSDILKQAMANDAIAEVITQSLIPKVIQEKYPTLTEEEVECVRQRLVLSMATQGAEITVDEHGREFINIANKFCEKGVELDKLSINLIDSINPFQRAYEIMARSLTPEVLRAIQFSIEEQRSDMTIEEAVLLLKNYLPKYKEEHNGAIPLLSDTEPLAKRIALAIDFVAKKKREYLRTGKL
- a CDS encoding GIY-YIG nuclease family protein, translating into MNWDEELLKLFDTEEFAGIKAPTRKKTSSNRLVNSFLEIISFVEANNREPQTDGSINEMSLARTLGSIRKDEQKRAKCLPYDSLGLLQEKEKTIDEQLIELFNDPLYSSSSEVQDMFEIPDYMKKATIGRPDYIAQRVVCEDFENKYAGEFKDVHAKLNDGRYKLVKFKDEHLKTGAYFLVDGMLVLLAKMEGVARKKDYKLDGRTLCIYENGLQSDVLLQSLAKAIYSGGYSVKDMTLTDDDLLKKEFTITKNDIPSGHIYVLRSKSTNPEIASIKDLYKIGFTTQTVEERIANAKNDATYLFADVEIVASWQVFNIKAVAFENLIHKLFSHVQLKLSAGDSNPKEWFIVPLSIIEQAVNYIINGQPIAYDAQLKKIVLL